Proteins from one Parasteatoda tepidariorum isolate YZ-2023 chromosome 4, CAS_Ptep_4.0, whole genome shotgun sequence genomic window:
- the LOC107454494 gene encoding ras-related C3 botulinum toxin substrate 1, producing the protein MQRAPAGSVSAGRPIKCVVVGDGTVGKTCMLISYTTDSFPGEYVPTVFDNYSAAMMCDGILVSLGLWDTAGQEDYDRLRPLSYPQTDVFLICFSVVSPSSFENVTSKWYPEIKHHCPDAPIILVGTKIDLREDKETLQQLGEQSLSPIKREQGQKLASKIRAVKYLECSALTQRGLKQVFDEAVRAVLRPEPQKRQQRKCKLV; encoded by the exons ATGCAGAGGGCTCCAGCAGGTAGTGTCTCCGCCGGAAGACCTATAAAATGTGTCGTCGTTGGCGATGGAACAGTAGGCAAAACATGTATGCTTATATCATATACTACAGACAGTTTCCCTGGTGAATATGTGCCTACTgt GTTTGATAATTACTCAGCAGCAATGATGTGTGATGGAATACTTGTTAGTTTAGGCTTATGGGACACAGCTGGGCAGGAAGATTACGATAGATTAAGGCCTCTATCCTACCCACAG aCTGACGTGTTCCTCATATGCTTCAGTGTAGTTAGTCCGTCTTCCTTTGAAAATGTTACTTCTAAATGGTATCCTGAAATTAAACATCACTGCCCAGATGCTCCAATAATTTTAGTTG gGACAAAAATTGATTTGCGAGAAGATAAAGAGACATTGCAACAATTAGGAGAGCAAAGCTTATCTCCCATTAAAAGGGAGCAGGGTCAAAAGTTGGCATCAAAAATTAGAGCAGTGAAATATCTTGAATGTTCAGCTCTTACACAAAGAGGCCTTAAACAG GTGTTTGATGAAGCAGTTAGAGCAGTATTGCGTCCAGAACCTCAGAAAAGACAACAAAGAAAGTGCAAACTTGTGtag